A single Marinobacter sp. es.042 DNA region contains:
- a CDS encoding chloride channel protein has translation MQKIWHQITEHLIPVFRRRLSGVDALPQLAVLGLLSGLITGGVILVFRLAIEWPLEHFLPGDGSESFEQLDLLTRGLLPLAGALGLGLLMHRLATHDRKVGIVHVMERLNYHQGYISMRSAIVQFISGVATVVSGQSAGREGPAVHLGAAFSSLMGQWMRLPNNSIRTLVACGCAAAISASFNTPISGVIFAMEVVMMEYTIAGFTPIILAAVSAAIVTQAIYGTEPAFSVPALTMNSLTEIPWILAIAVIIGISAALFIQLVDTMGKHHHRPVLLRITFAGLLMVPFAIFIPETMGIGYDTVNETINGELGFWLLLGAGAAKLVITSLSIGLGMPSGVIGPTLFMGATLGGAMGLIGAQIMPEHASSVGFYAMLGMGAMMGAVLQAPLAALMALMELTRNPNIILPGMLIITTSSLVTSEAFGKKSLFLTILKNQGLSYQNSPVIQALRRVSVGAIMDRSILRTERHLTVEEARKVLKSEPKWLVVEGSSGPTALLPAVDLARYLEDTEKLVSGEEIEPPESIDLMDIPANRRDVAPVQYQATLEEALNEFDATNAEALYVQRHVAPMIQRVYGVVLKADIESYYQYRRS, from the coding sequence ATGCAGAAAATCTGGCACCAGATTACCGAGCATCTGATTCCTGTTTTCCGGCGCAGACTCTCCGGTGTTGATGCTTTGCCGCAACTGGCCGTGCTCGGCCTGCTGTCCGGCTTGATAACCGGGGGCGTGATCCTGGTTTTTCGGCTGGCTATCGAATGGCCGCTTGAGCATTTCCTGCCCGGGGATGGCTCCGAATCCTTCGAACAATTGGACCTGCTTACCCGCGGACTCCTGCCCCTGGCTGGCGCCCTCGGTCTGGGGCTGCTGATGCATCGTCTGGCCACCCATGACCGCAAGGTCGGAATTGTGCACGTAATGGAGCGCCTGAATTACCACCAGGGCTACATTTCCATGCGCAGCGCGATCGTGCAGTTCATCTCGGGGGTTGCCACCGTGGTCAGTGGTCAGTCGGCCGGTCGTGAAGGGCCTGCCGTGCATCTGGGAGCGGCCTTTTCCAGCCTGATGGGCCAGTGGATGCGGCTTCCGAACAACAGCATCCGGACACTGGTGGCCTGCGGTTGTGCGGCCGCCATTTCAGCCTCTTTCAACACACCGATCTCCGGCGTCATCTTCGCCATGGAAGTGGTGATGATGGAATACACCATTGCGGGTTTTACACCGATCATCCTGGCCGCTGTCAGCGCTGCCATTGTTACCCAGGCGATCTATGGCACGGAGCCGGCCTTCAGCGTGCCGGCGCTGACCATGAACTCGTTAACGGAAATCCCCTGGATACTCGCCATAGCGGTGATTATCGGCATTTCGGCCGCGCTGTTTATCCAGCTGGTTGACACAATGGGCAAGCATCACCACCGCCCAGTTCTGTTGCGCATCACGTTTGCGGGTCTTTTGATGGTGCCATTCGCCATTTTTATTCCGGAAACCATGGGTATCGGTTACGACACCGTCAACGAAACCATCAACGGCGAACTCGGGTTCTGGCTGCTGCTCGGAGCCGGCGCCGCCAAACTGGTGATTACATCGCTCTCCATAGGGCTGGGCATGCCAAGTGGCGTGATCGGCCCCACCCTGTTTATGGGGGCAACCCTGGGCGGCGCCATGGGGCTGATTGGCGCCCAGATCATGCCGGAGCATGCTTCCTCTGTTGGTTTCTACGCCATGCTCGGCATGGGAGCCATGATGGGCGCCGTACTACAGGCGCCACTCGCGGCGCTCATGGCATTGATGGAGCTCACTCGAAACCCCAACATCATCCTACCGGGCATGCTGATCATCACCACCTCAAGCCTGGTCACCAGCGAGGCTTTCGGGAAGAAGTCACTGTTCCTGACCATTCTCAAGAACCAGGGGCTTAGCTATCAGAATTCCCCGGTGATTCAGGCGCTGCGCCGGGTATCGGTTGGCGCAATCATGGATCGCAGCATATTGCGCACCGAACGGCACCTGACAGTGGAAGAAGCGCGGAAAGTACTGAAATCCGAGCCAAAGTGGCTGGTGGTTGAGGGCAGCAGCGGGCCGACCGCCTTGTTGCCGGCCGTGGATCTCGCCAGATATCTGGAGGACACCGAGAAGCTGGTGTCCGGGGAAGAGATCGAACCGCCGGAGTCCATTGACCTGATGGACATACCTGCGAACCGTCGCGACGTGGCCCCTGTGCAATATCAGGCCACCCTGGAGGAGGCATTAAACGAGTTCGATGCAACCAATGCCGAGGCCCTCTACGTACAACGTCACGTTGCGCCAATGATCCAGCGGGTTTACGGCGTGGTGCTGAAAGCCGATATAGAGAGTTACTACCAATACCGACGGAGCTGA
- the thiD gene encoding bifunctional hydroxymethylpyrimidine kinase/phosphomethylpyrimidine kinase: protein MLSGLDPSGGAGIQADIQAVTSLGCHPLPVLTCLTVQDTRNVYGAEPVSADLIRKQLQCLADDSPIHAIKTGALGNAAVVDVLVDFIREHPGIPVITDPVIKAAGGGDLADDELVSAMKEKLFPVAEMITPNGVELAMLGNSEDADQAADNLLKGGCESVLATGGHGTGIHIINTLYNHAPEPMRWEIERIGGEYHGTGCTLAAAISAGRASGLSPRAAISQAQNYVHRAILHALEVGKGQPVPDRGILWER from the coding sequence ATTCTTTCCGGCCTTGATCCGTCCGGCGGCGCCGGCATTCAGGCCGACATCCAGGCCGTCACCTCCCTTGGCTGTCATCCCTTGCCGGTTCTTACCTGCCTCACGGTGCAGGACACCCGTAACGTATATGGTGCCGAGCCCGTATCGGCTGACCTGATTCGAAAGCAACTCCAGTGTCTCGCCGATGATTCCCCGATTCACGCCATCAAAACCGGTGCCCTGGGCAATGCTGCAGTGGTGGATGTGCTCGTGGATTTCATCCGTGAACATCCGGGCATTCCCGTGATTACCGACCCGGTGATCAAGGCCGCAGGGGGCGGTGATCTGGCCGACGACGAACTGGTCAGCGCCATGAAGGAGAAGCTCTTTCCCGTGGCCGAAATGATCACGCCCAACGGCGTCGAACTGGCCATGCTCGGCAACAGTGAAGACGCCGATCAGGCTGCCGACAATCTGCTAAAGGGCGGCTGCGAATCCGTGCTGGCCACCGGTGGACACGGCACCGGCATTCACATTATCAACACGCTCTATAACCACGCCCCTGAGCCCATGCGCTGGGAAATTGAACGAATCGGCGGCGAGTACCACGGCACCGGCTGTACCCTGGCAGCGGCCATTTCTGCCGGCAGGGCCTCCGGGTTGTCTCCCCGCGCCGCCATTTCCCAGGCCCAGAACTACGTTCATCGCGCCATACTCCACGCCCTGGAAGTCGGTAAAGGCCAGCCGGTCCCGGATCGAGGTATTCTGTGGGAGCGATGA
- the hemJ gene encoding protoporphyrinogen oxidase HemJ codes for MLWVKAFHIISLVCWFAGIFYLPRLFVYHAACEDEPGRERFKIMERKLYRGITTPSMVATVVFGVWLISYNASGYFSQGWMHAKLFLVAILIIYHFYCGHLVKVFRDDRNTRSHVFYRWFNELPVLILLAVVILAVVKPF; via the coding sequence ATGCTGTGGGTGAAAGCCTTCCATATTATTTCACTGGTGTGCTGGTTTGCCGGCATTTTCTATCTGCCCAGACTGTTCGTCTACCACGCGGCCTGCGAGGACGAGCCCGGTCGTGAGCGTTTCAAGATCATGGAACGCAAGCTTTACCGTGGCATTACCACCCCCTCAATGGTCGCCACCGTTGTCTTCGGTGTCTGGCTGATCAGTTACAATGCCTCCGGCTATTTCAGCCAGGGCTGGATGCATGCCAAGCTGTTTCTGGTGGCCATTCTGATCATTTACCATTTTTACTGCGGGCACCTTGTAAAGGTCTTCCGAGACGATCGGAACACCAGAAGCCACGTGTTTTACCGGTGGTTCAACGAACTGCCGGTGCTGATTCTTCTGGCCGTTGTTATCCTGGCTGTCGTCAAACCGTTTTGA
- the argC gene encoding N-acetyl-gamma-glutamyl-phosphate reductase: MIKVGIVGGTGYTGVELLRILAVHPEVSVSCITSRSEAGMPVAEMYPNLRGHYDLAFSEPDVNVLGACDLVFFATPHGVAMRMVPELMSAGVRVVDLSADFRLKDLDVWANWYGMAHESPEWAEKAVYGLPEVVRDEIRTAQLVANPGCYPTAVQLGFLPLLEQGLVDPKRLIADAKSGASGAGRQGKIGMLHGEIGESFKAYGASGHRHLPEIRQGLCGAAGGDVGVTFVPHLIPMIRGIEATLYAELKNPADFDRLQTLFEQRFEVEPFVDVMPFGSHPETRSVRGANQCRMALHRQEQSNIVIVSSVIDNLVKGAAGQAVQNMNIMFGLKETMGLEAPALLP; encoded by the coding sequence GTGATTAAAGTAGGCATCGTTGGTGGCACCGGCTACACCGGTGTGGAACTGCTGAGAATTCTTGCGGTTCACCCTGAAGTTTCGGTCAGTTGCATTACCTCCCGTTCCGAGGCGGGCATGCCGGTTGCGGAGATGTACCCCAATTTGCGAGGCCATTACGACCTCGCCTTCTCAGAGCCGGACGTCAATGTGCTTGGGGCCTGCGACCTGGTGTTTTTCGCCACGCCCCATGGCGTGGCCATGAGAATGGTGCCGGAATTGATGTCCGCCGGCGTGCGTGTAGTGGATCTGTCCGCCGATTTCCGTCTTAAAGATCTGGATGTCTGGGCCAACTGGTATGGCATGGCCCATGAGAGCCCGGAGTGGGCGGAGAAGGCGGTTTACGGTTTGCCGGAAGTGGTGCGCGATGAAATTCGCACTGCTCAACTGGTGGCCAATCCGGGTTGCTATCCGACTGCAGTTCAACTGGGATTCCTCCCGTTGCTGGAGCAGGGACTGGTGGATCCCAAACGCCTGATCGCCGATGCCAAATCCGGAGCCAGCGGCGCGGGCAGGCAGGGCAAGATCGGCATGCTCCACGGGGAGATCGGTGAAAGCTTCAAGGCCTACGGCGCCTCGGGGCATCGTCATCTGCCGGAAATCCGCCAGGGTTTGTGCGGTGCTGCTGGCGGGGATGTGGGTGTGACGTTCGTGCCCCACCTGATTCCAATGATCCGCGGCATCGAGGCGACGCTCTACGCCGAGCTGAAGAATCCGGCGGACTTTGATCGGCTCCAGACCCTGTTCGAGCAGCGTTTTGAGGTCGAGCCTTTTGTCGATGTGATGCCTTTCGGCAGCCATCCGGAAACCCGGAGCGTGCGCGGGGCGAACCAGTGTCGCATGGCACTGCACAGGCAGGAGCAGAGCAACATTGTTATTGTTTCTTCTGTCATTGATAACTTGGTTAAAGGTGCAGCCGGGCAGGCGGTCCAGAATATGAACATCATGTTTGGCCTGAAAGAAACCATGGGGCTTGAGGCTCCGGCGCTTTTGCCTTGA
- a CDS encoding DUF6776 family protein, whose product MSEQRKPAEEYVVIRHRPGYRLRRTAILLVFTVVAAVVGYAAGLAQGGFRFSSAEESNQVLENEVEKLRNDYRKARQKLINLERGQAIDEQALNQARKTIVDLETRIASLQSDLTFYKNIMAPSETSKGLQVDSFSLVRARNQDSYDFKLVLTQVGNNKSYISGVVAVNVIGLRDEEKEVIALRDLSEDIADLGVKFRFRYFQDVEGSLKLPEQFEPLEIQVVAQAEGKKSSQAERTFNWDDLTEN is encoded by the coding sequence GTGAGCGAACAGCGAAAGCCGGCTGAAGAGTATGTGGTCATCCGGCATCGACCGGGTTATCGCCTGCGCAGAACAGCCATCCTTCTGGTTTTTACCGTGGTAGCTGCGGTTGTGGGGTATGCCGCCGGGCTCGCCCAGGGCGGGTTCCGTTTTTCCAGCGCCGAGGAGTCGAACCAGGTGCTGGAAAACGAGGTCGAGAAGCTCCGGAATGATTATCGCAAGGCCCGGCAGAAGCTGATCAACCTTGAGCGTGGGCAGGCGATTGACGAGCAGGCCCTGAACCAGGCGCGAAAAACCATTGTGGATCTGGAAACCCGCATTGCGTCACTGCAATCGGACCTGACTTTCTATAAAAACATCATGGCTCCGTCGGAAACCAGCAAGGGGCTTCAGGTAGACAGCTTTTCACTGGTTCGAGCTCGCAATCAGGACAGTTATGACTTCAAGCTGGTGCTGACCCAGGTCGGCAACAACAAGAGCTACATTTCCGGTGTGGTGGCAGTCAATGTCATTGGTTTGCGTGATGAGGAAAAAGAGGTCATCGCCTTGCGTGACCTCTCGGAGGACATAGCCGATCTCGGTGTGAAATTCCGTTTCCGGTACTTTCAGGATGTCGAAGGCTCCCTGAAACTGCCGGAACAATTTGAGCCGCTTGAGATCCAGGTAGTTGCCCAGGCAGAGGGCAAAAAATCCTCGCAAGCCGAGCGCACCTTTAACTGGGACGATTTAACGGAGAACTGA
- the thiE gene encoding thiamine phosphate synthase has product MSKGLRPGLYAITDSVLTPPETLFESVEAALRGGAVMVQYREKSVPMAERISQAVSLQAVCRNAGVPLLINDDPDLAKRVGAAGVHMGQTDGSVAAARRLLGDEAIIGITCHADLALAKAALGAGADYLAFGRFYTSSTKPGAPAAPPDVLTDAKPFGLPITAIGGVTTDNGEPLIRAGADMLAVVGGLFGGDTNDIELRAKAFERLFASHHPLFSFPE; this is encoded by the coding sequence ATGAGTAAAGGGCTGCGCCCGGGGCTCTACGCCATTACCGACAGCGTACTGACACCACCCGAAACACTGTTCGAATCGGTTGAGGCTGCGCTTCGGGGCGGCGCGGTCATGGTACAATACCGCGAAAAGAGCGTGCCGATGGCTGAACGGATTTCCCAGGCGGTCAGTTTGCAGGCTGTATGCCGAAATGCGGGCGTTCCGTTGCTGATCAATGACGATCCCGATCTCGCAAAACGGGTCGGGGCTGCCGGCGTACACATGGGTCAGACGGACGGCTCAGTGGCAGCGGCCCGCCGCCTTCTCGGTGATGAGGCCATAATCGGCATAACCTGTCACGCCGATCTCGCACTTGCAAAGGCTGCTCTGGGGGCGGGCGCGGACTATCTGGCGTTCGGGCGATTTTATACGTCGTCGACCAAACCCGGCGCCCCGGCAGCGCCTCCCGATGTTCTGACCGACGCGAAGCCTTTCGGCCTCCCGATCACCGCCATCGGCGGGGTAACCACAGACAACGGCGAACCTCTTATCCGTGCAGGGGCCGACATGCTCGCCGTAGTAGGCGGCCTTTTTGGCGGCGACACAAATGACATTGAGCTGCGAGCCAAAGCGTTTGAGCGCCTGTTCGCAAGCCATCACCCACTTTTTTCATTTCCGGAATAA